In the Gossypium raimondii isolate GPD5lz chromosome 9, ASM2569854v1, whole genome shotgun sequence genome, one interval contains:
- the LOC105799058 gene encoding protein OXIDATIVE STRESS 3 produces the protein MGEEADMNNGMFASTPDFVEKKDQWMNMKDHDDHIIIYDDDDDDGVTSSSSSSFIGDEYSRTCSSSSSLDMADDASSSSSTIDGPLFHLSDLMAQLPIKRGLSKYFQGKSQTFTSLSNVNTIEELAKKETPFYRKKLKACKSHKLCTPPRATIGKKLWRNHGLSSSCPGRKLRSSFLGGRPPLIPIPKKF, from the exons ATGGGTGAAGAAGCTGATATGAATAATGGAATGTTTGCAAGTACTCCAGATTTTGTTGAGAAGAAAGATCAATGGATGAACATGAAGGATCATGATGATCATATCATTatttatgatgatgatgatgatgatggggttacaagttcatcatcatcatcattcatCGGGGATGAATATTCAAGAACttgttcatcatcatcatcattagaTATGGCGGATGAtgcatcttcatcttcttccaccATTGATGGACCTTTGTTTCATTTATCTGACCTCATGGCCCAACTCCCCATCAA GAGGGGACTTTCCAAGTATTTTCAAGGGAAATCACAAACATTTACATCACTTTCAAATGTGAACACCATTGAAGAACTTGCAAAGAAGGAAACCCCATTTTATAGGAAGAAATTGAAGGCATGTAAAAGCCATAAATTGTGCACTCCTCCAAGGGCCACTATTGGTAAGAAATTATGGAGAAATCATGGGCTTTCATCATCATGTCCAGGGAGGAAGCTTAGAAGTAGTTTTTTAGGTGGTAGGCCTCCCTTAATTCCTATTCcaaagaaattttga